A stretch of Xenopus laevis strain J_2021 chromosome 8S, Xenopus_laevis_v10.1, whole genome shotgun sequence DNA encodes these proteins:
- the tmem251-b gene encoding transmembrane protein 251-B, whose amino-acid sequence MNFRQRMGWIGVSLYLFVSAAAFYYVFEINETYNRLALEHVQLKPHEPHRGTTWTHSLKIRLLSLPFWLWAALFLIPYFQVFLFLYSCTRADPKTVGYCIIPICLAIICNRHQSFVKASNRISKLQLIDT is encoded by the coding sequence ATGAATTTTCGCCAGAGGATGGGATGGATTGGCGTCAGCCTCTACCTCTTTgtgagtgctgctgctttttacTACgtatttgaaataaatgaaacttaTAACAGACTTGCCCTGGAACATGTACAGCTGAAACCACACGAGCCACACCGAGGGACTACATGGACACACTCCTTAAAAATACGTCTGCTCTCCTTACCTTTTTGGCTGTGGGCCGCCCTCTTCCTTATTCCCTATTTTCAAGTGTTTCTGTTTCTATACTCATGTACAAGAGCTGACCCTAAAACTGTTGGGTATTGCATCATTCCCATATGCCTGGCAATTATCTGCAATCGTCACCAGTCCTTTGTCAAGGCATCAAATCGGATAAGCAAATTGCAGCTGATTGACACATAG
- the tmem251-b gene encoding transmembrane protein 251-B isoform X1, translating to MMNFRQRMGWIGVSLYLFVSAAAFYYVFEINETYNRLALEHVQLKPHEPHRGTTWTHSLKIRLLSLPFWLWAALFLIPYFQVFLFLYSCTRADPKTVGYCIIPICLAIICNRHQSFVKASNRISKLQLIDT from the coding sequence ATGATGAATTTTCGCCAGAGGATGGGATGGATTGGCGTCAGCCTCTACCTCTTTgtgagtgctgctgctttttacTACgtatttgaaataaatgaaacttaTAACAGACTTGCCCTGGAACATGTACAGCTGAAACCACACGAGCCACACCGAGGGACTACATGGACACACTCCTTAAAAATACGTCTGCTCTCCTTACCTTTTTGGCTGTGGGCCGCCCTCTTCCTTATTCCCTATTTTCAAGTGTTTCTGTTTCTATACTCATGTACAAGAGCTGACCCTAAAACTGTTGGGTATTGCATCATTCCCATATGCCTGGCAATTATCTGCAATCGTCACCAGTCCTTTGTCAAGGCATCAAATCGGATAAGCAAATTGCAGCTGATTGACACATAG